From the Bacillus sp. Marseille-P3661 genome, the window GGGTTGATTTTATCCCATTAGCTGATGAATCCTATGATCTATTAATGACAAAGGCCTTTTTTGAAAGTGAAGGTGGTAAGTTGTTAGTAGATGTCCTTCATTCTGAACAATTTTCATTAACTGTTGAAGGGCTGGGTGGCTATAAAGTTGATAAAAATGTTGAACCTATCTATCTTTAATATATGTGTGAAATAATCATGAACATTACAGGATTTCTAACAAAATAATAAACAAACTGATTATAATAGGAAGTGTATACATCGTAACTAATTATCCCGCATTGGGATTAGGAGGATTATCAACATGCTGACTAATATCGGTATTCCAGGATTAGTACTTATTTTATTACTTGCATTAATTATTTTTGGTCCTAAGAAATTACCTGAACTAGGTAAAGCAACAGGACAAACTATTCGTGAATTCAAAAAATCTACTAAAGAATTAACTGGTGATGTAATAGAAGAATTCGACGATATTAAAAAAGAAGTAACAGATTTGAAAAAATAGCTATATGTATAGGAGCTGATAACGATGTTATCTAATATTGGTGTTCCAGGTTTAATTTTAATTTTAGTCATTGCTCTTATTGTTTTTGGTCCTTCAAAGCTACCTGAAATTGGACGAGCAGTCGGTGGTTCCCTTAAAGAATTTAAAAAAGCAACTAGAGAAATAGTGAAAGATGATGAACCAGAAAAGATTGAAGTGAAGAACAAGGAAAAAGAGACTGTATAAATAATCGATGTATGAAAAACATAAGAAGATGTAGGATATAAAATCATCTTACATCTTCTTCTTTCGTTTAAGTTTTTGTACATATTTATATATACTTAAGGTAAAGCCGGAAGATCTCTTTTCTTAGAAGTATTAGTTAGATATATGTATTTTTACTATAAGAATGGACCTATTCTAGTAAACCTCTCATTGGATTGGGGGAAGAAAATTTGACACAACAAGATAACAGCATGAATCTCGTCGATCATTTGGATGAGCTTCGAAATAGAATTATTGTTACAGCAGTAGCATTTATCGTGTTCTTTATTGCAGCGTTTATTTTTGTACAGGATATATATAACTTTTTTGTTCGTAACTTAGAAATTAAATTATCTGTAT encodes:
- the tatA gene encoding twin-arginine translocase TatA/TatE family subunit; its protein translation is MLSNIGVPGLILILVIALIVFGPSKLPEIGRAVGGSLKEFKKATREIVKDDEPEKIEVKNKEKETV
- the tatA gene encoding twin-arginine translocase TatA/TatE family subunit, whose protein sequence is MLTNIGIPGLVLILLLALIIFGPKKLPELGKATGQTIREFKKSTKELTGDVIEEFDDIKKEVTDLKK